One genomic region from Quercus robur chromosome 4, dhQueRobu3.1, whole genome shotgun sequence encodes:
- the LOC126720994 gene encoding trans-resveratrol di-O-methyltransferase-like isoform X1, whose translation MKLRIKEVSTKMDLIHGEGVSELFQVQCHLYKHIFSYIDSMSLKCAIQLGIPDTIHNHGQPITLQELVSKLNIHPKKTSCVHRLMRLLVHSGFFAKTIVHENQEKEKEEEAYTLTPSSRLILKENVTSLSPYVLAVLDPTLVSPWQFLGDWFQGSELTPFEKAHGKGLWDYCNQNPEFNNIFNEAMASDSRLMNLVVKDYKPIFEGLGSLVDVGGGTGTMARIISEAFPHMKCTVLDLPHVVANLPDSKNLKFVGGDMFQYIPPADAILFKWILHDWSDEECVNILKNCKEAITSRGKEGKVIIIDVVINQEKDEHDVTTTKLLFDAQMMVVLTGKERNKKEWEKLFLEAGFSHYKIVSSFGMKSIIEIYL comes from the exons GTTCAATGTCATTTGTATAAACACATTTTTAGCTACATAGATTCCATGTCACTTAAATGTGCAATTCAGCTAGGCATTCCTGACACAATCCACAACCATGGCCAACCTATTACTCTCCAAGAGTTGGTCTCAAAGCTTAATATTCACCCCAAAAAAACTAGCTGCGTGCACAGGCTTATGCGTCTATTGGTGCACTCTGGCTTCTTCGCTAAAACAATAGTTcatgaaaatcaagaaaaagaaaaagaagaagaagcctaTACCCTCACACCTTCTTCTAGGCTTATCCTCAAAGAAAATGTCACTAGCTTATCACCATATGTTCTGGCAGtgcttgatcctacacttgtaaGCCCATGGCAGTTCTTGGGAGATTGGTTTCAGGGGAGTGAGCTCACACCTTTTGAGAAAGCACATGGGAAAGGTCTCTGGGACTATTGCAACCAGAACCCAGAGTTCAATAACATTTTCAATGAAGCAATGGCCAGTGATTCCCGACTGATGAACTTGGTTGTTAAGGACTACAAGCCCATTTTTGAGGGTTTAGGTTCATTGGTTGATGTTGGAGGTGGTACTGGGACAATGGCAAGGATTATTTCTGAGGCATTTCCTCACATGAAATGCACTGTGCTTGATCTCCCACATgttgttgccaacttgccaGATAgtaaaaatctgaaatttgttGGTGGCGATATGTTTCAGTatattcctcctgcagatgccATTCTGTTCAAG TGGATTTTGCATGATTGGAGTGATGAGGAATGTGTCAACATACTGAAAAATTGCAAGGAGGCTATTACGAGCAGAGGTAAGGAAGGAAAGGTAATTATCATAGACGTAGTGATAAATCAAGAGAAGGATGAACATGATGTTACCACTACAAAGCTCCTCTTTGATGCACAAATGATGGTTGTGCTCActggaaaagagagaaacaagaaAGAATGGGAGAAGCTGTTCTTGGAGGCTGGCTTTAGCCACTACAAAATTGTGTCATCATTTGGCATGAAGTCCATCATTGAGATTTATCTTTAG